One part of the Maridesulfovibrio sp. genome encodes these proteins:
- a CDS encoding putative sulfate/molybdate transporter, with amino-acid sequence MRISLNRMEWAGSVGDLGAMLPLAFAMIIVNGLSATGLFLTVGVFYLLGGMYYRVPIAVQPMKVISAYAIAQSLSPAVISASGMIVAVFLFFLGASGLVNKASRLIPLPVIRGVQVSTGILLLLKGVYLAAGTSGLQETLGKVEPFLSYQALGPIPLSLVFGLIFGLVTLKLINSKRVPAGLVVVGFGAILGGFLGAWRGLADLSLGFHLPQLFPFGFPSGEEFSFALLALVLPQIPMTLGNAVIANRDLSYEYFGDEGRRVTDRALCISMGLANGFAAMVGGMPVCHGAGGLAAHYRFGARTCGSNIIIGVLFVLLAIGFGPESVKVLQLIPMGVLGVLLVFAGLQLIMAARDITGRPAQAVIVLMLVVTLISNLAWAFGAGIVLSMVFIKFKVFQ; translated from the coding sequence GTGCGTATAAGTTTAAACAGGATGGAATGGGCCGGTTCTGTCGGTGATCTGGGTGCCATGCTGCCTCTGGCTTTTGCCATGATAATTGTTAACGGGCTTTCCGCTACAGGGCTGTTTCTAACAGTAGGAGTTTTCTATCTTTTAGGCGGTATGTACTATCGGGTTCCCATTGCGGTGCAGCCCATGAAAGTGATTTCAGCTTATGCTATCGCCCAGTCGCTAAGCCCGGCGGTGATAAGCGCGTCCGGGATGATTGTCGCCGTATTCCTGTTTTTCCTTGGCGCAAGCGGATTGGTCAACAAGGCTTCCCGATTGATTCCATTGCCTGTTATCCGTGGCGTGCAGGTTTCGACAGGAATACTGCTTCTGCTTAAAGGGGTTTATCTTGCGGCCGGCACAAGCGGTCTGCAGGAGACTTTGGGCAAAGTTGAGCCTTTTTTGTCGTATCAGGCACTAGGTCCGATTCCGCTCAGCCTGGTCTTCGGTTTAATTTTCGGATTAGTCACCCTTAAATTGATCAACAGTAAACGTGTTCCGGCAGGTCTTGTAGTTGTCGGTTTCGGGGCGATTCTCGGCGGTTTTCTTGGTGCATGGCGGGGGCTGGCTGATCTTAGTCTGGGGTTTCATCTGCCGCAGTTGTTTCCTTTTGGTTTTCCTTCCGGTGAGGAGTTTTCATTCGCCTTGCTGGCTCTTGTTTTACCCCAGATACCAATGACGCTTGGAAATGCCGTTATTGCCAACCGCGACTTGAGTTATGAATATTTCGGCGATGAAGGACGCAGGGTAACAGACCGGGCTTTGTGTATAAGCATGGGGCTTGCCAATGGCTTTGCTGCCATGGTGGGTGGTATGCCGGTTTGCCATGGTGCGGGGGGGCTTGCTGCGCATTACCGTTTCGGAGCGCGCACCTGCGGTTCAAATATTATTATCGGTGTGCTTTTTGTTCTGCTGGCAATTGGATTCGGTCCAGAGTCGGTAAAAGTTCTGCAACTTATTCCTATGGGGGTGCTCGGTGTGCTGCTTGTTTTCGCCGGACTGCAATTGATAATGGCTGCGCGCGATATAACTGGACGCCCCGCACAGGCCGTAATCGTCCTCATGCTGGTAGTTACTTTGATCAGCAATCTCGCATGGGCATTCGGGGCCGGGATTGTGTTGAGTATGGTTTTTATAAAATTTAAGGTGTTTCAATAG
- a CDS encoding uridine kinase — MGKLIKEDGEKGRLHIETKLLGESLVGKDCLRNTEADEYFHMQPEVNVLKIGGQSIMDRGAKALFPILDELVKAKEEHKILLMTGGGTRARHVYNIGIDLGMPTGVLSKLGDKVSWQNAEMLSILLAKHGGVKIGHGEHLEQLNMYCQLGYLPITTGIPPYGFFEHPAEVGSIPPHRTDSGAFLLAENIGAKSVIYLKDEKGLYEDDPKKAKDRETLKFYDRIHVDELIEMDLDDLIVERAVLTFLKNAKTLKQFQIIDVLHDPECVHAALRGEHVGTIVYK; from the coding sequence ATGGGTAAGTTGATTAAGGAAGATGGTGAGAAGGGCCGTCTGCACATAGAAACCAAACTGTTGGGTGAATCCCTTGTGGGGAAAGATTGTTTGCGTAATACAGAAGCAGACGAGTATTTCCATATGCAGCCGGAAGTTAATGTGCTGAAAATCGGTGGGCAGTCCATCATGGACCGCGGTGCTAAAGCACTTTTTCCCATCCTTGATGAGCTGGTCAAGGCCAAGGAAGAGCACAAGATTCTGCTCATGACCGGGGGCGGAACCCGAGCCCGTCACGTCTACAACATTGGCATTGACCTCGGCATGCCTACCGGGGTTCTTTCAAAGTTAGGCGATAAGGTTTCGTGGCAGAATGCGGAAATGCTTTCCATACTTTTGGCTAAGCACGGCGGCGTAAAGATCGGGCATGGTGAGCATCTAGAGCAGCTTAATATGTACTGCCAGCTCGGCTACCTGCCTATTACCACCGGTATCCCGCCCTACGGTTTTTTCGAGCATCCCGCTGAAGTCGGGTCCATCCCGCCGCACCGTACAGACTCCGGTGCTTTCCTGCTGGCAGAAAACATCGGTGCAAAGTCAGTTATTTATCTGAAAGATGAGAAAGGACTTTACGAGGACGACCCCAAAAAGGCCAAGGATCGCGAAACCCTCAAGTTCTATGACCGCATCCATGTGGACGAACTGATTGAAATGGATCTCGATGATCTGATTGTGGAACGGGCAGTCCTGACCTTCCTAAAAAATGCCAAGACACTCAAGCAGTTCCAGATTATTGATGTATTGCACGATCCCGAATGTGTTCATGCCGCATTGCGCGGAGAGCATGTCGGAACCATCGTATATAAATAA
- a CDS encoding methylglyoxal synthase, with protein MSIVKNIAVVAHDNCKKELLDFVDCNHMILSRHNLVATGTTGGLVEAMIKERVTQKNDDSYDFKSVNKLKSGPLGGDQQLGAMISEGKIDVLIFFWDPMQPQPHDVDVKALLRLAVLYNIPTASNRSTAEFLISSPFFEGKFQRKETDFRDYIQRKI; from the coding sequence ATGAGCATAGTAAAAAATATAGCCGTAGTCGCACACGATAATTGTAAAAAAGAATTGCTCGACTTCGTGGACTGCAACCATATGATATTGTCCAGACATAACCTTGTGGCTACCGGGACCACTGGGGGACTGGTAGAAGCAATGATCAAGGAAAGGGTGACCCAGAAGAATGATGATAGTTATGATTTCAAATCGGTAAACAAATTGAAATCCGGTCCGCTGGGTGGAGATCAGCAGTTAGGGGCTATGATCTCCGAAGGTAAAATTGATGTGCTGATCTTTTTTTGGGACCCCATGCAACCGCAACCGCATGATGTTGACGTGAAAGCCCTGCTGCGTCTGGCTGTCCTATATAATATCCCGACTGCCAGCAACCGTTCGACCGCTGAATTCCTCATTTCTTCACCTTTTTTTGAAGGGAAGTTTCAACGGAAGGAAACTGATTTCAGGGACTATATCCAGCGCAAAATTTAA